A region from the Nocardioides exalbidus genome encodes:
- a CDS encoding HRDC domain-containing protein: protein MPETPHSPDAEPATAPDEAPDAAPSPDAGASPDAEAPPAPLLELRDGLPEVVDTDAGLLEACAALAAATGPVAIDAERASGYRYSNRAYLIQLRREGAGTWLIDPIPMTTLAPLQEALAGAEWILHAATQDLPCLREVGLTPTSLFDTELAGRLLGYPRVGLATLVETILGQRMRKEHSAADWSTRPLPTPWLDYAALDVEVLIELREHMIGELAEAGKTEWARQEFEHLLGFEPAVRVDAWRRTSGVHRLRGRRSLGAAKALWEARDEIAAERDVTPGRILPDSAIVVAATAMPSDRRALLALQGFHGRGASRYAASWVDALTRVREMSEDELPSRAPRGDGPPHPRTWADRDPVADRRFKAARESMLNLAEVHHLPVENLLTPDYLRRLMWAPPATREPAALAEGIRQQLASYGARPWQAELVTGALVGAVLGAEVEPG, encoded by the coding sequence ATGCCAGAGACGCCGCACAGTCCTGACGCCGAGCCCGCCACCGCGCCCGACGAAGCTCCCGACGCCGCACCCTCCCCCGATGCCGGGGCCTCCCCCGACGCCGAGGCGCCGCCCGCGCCGCTCCTGGAGCTGCGCGACGGCCTGCCCGAGGTCGTCGACACCGACGCCGGTCTCCTCGAGGCCTGCGCGGCGCTCGCCGCCGCGACCGGTCCGGTCGCGATCGATGCCGAGCGCGCGTCGGGCTACCGCTACTCCAACCGGGCCTACCTGATCCAGCTGCGCCGCGAGGGCGCCGGCACGTGGCTGATCGACCCGATCCCGATGACCACGCTCGCGCCGCTCCAGGAGGCGCTCGCCGGCGCCGAGTGGATCCTCCACGCGGCGACCCAGGACCTCCCCTGCCTCCGCGAGGTGGGCCTGACCCCGACCAGCCTGTTCGACACCGAGCTGGCCGGACGGCTACTCGGCTACCCGCGCGTCGGCCTGGCCACCCTCGTCGAGACGATCCTCGGCCAGCGGATGCGCAAGGAGCACTCTGCCGCCGACTGGTCGACGCGCCCGCTGCCCACGCCCTGGCTCGACTACGCCGCGCTCGACGTCGAGGTGCTCATCGAGCTGCGCGAGCACATGATCGGCGAGCTCGCCGAGGCCGGGAAGACCGAGTGGGCCCGCCAGGAGTTCGAGCACCTCCTCGGCTTCGAGCCCGCCGTGCGCGTCGACGCGTGGCGGCGTACGTCCGGGGTGCACCGGCTGCGCGGGCGCCGGTCCCTCGGGGCCGCGAAGGCGCTCTGGGAGGCCCGCGACGAGATCGCCGCCGAGCGCGACGTCACCCCCGGCCGGATCCTGCCGGACTCCGCGATCGTCGTCGCCGCGACCGCGATGCCCTCCGACCGCCGCGCGCTCCTCGCCCTCCAGGGCTTCCACGGCCGCGGCGCCAGCCGCTACGCCGCGAGCTGGGTCGATGCACTCACCCGGGTGCGCGAGATGTCCGAGGACGAGCTGCCGAGCCGCGCTCCCCGGGGCGACGGACCGCCCCACCCGCGCACGTGGGCCGACCGCGACCCGGTCGCCGACCGGCGCTTCAAGGCCGCCCGCGAGTCGATGCTCAACCTCGCCGAGGTCCACCACCTCCCGGTGGAGAACCTGCTGACCCCCGACTACCTCCGCCGGCTCATGTGGGCGCCGCCGGCGACCCGGGAGCCGGCCGCCCTGGCCGAGGGCATCCGCCAGCAGCTGGCGTCCTACGGCGCACGGCCGTGGCAGGCCGAGCTCGTCACCGGCGCCCTCGTCGGCGCGGTCCTCGGCGCCGAGGTCGAGCCCGGCTGA
- a CDS encoding type II toxin-antitoxin system PemK/MazF family toxin, whose protein sequence is MTDDVEAHYAPEIDGEPDPGEVVWAWVPYEDDPSQGKDRPVLVLDEDPDGPGWVGLMLSSQDHDRDAEDEARHGRHWMDVGTGGWDAQRRPSEVRLDRLVRLSPDGVRREGAALDRATFDAVVSARRGLPR, encoded by the coding sequence GTGACTGACGACGTCGAGGCCCACTACGCACCCGAGATCGACGGCGAGCCCGACCCGGGCGAGGTCGTGTGGGCGTGGGTCCCCTACGAGGACGACCCGAGCCAGGGCAAGGACCGGCCGGTGCTGGTGCTCGACGAGGATCCCGACGGCCCCGGCTGGGTCGGGCTGATGCTCAGCAGCCAGGACCACGACCGCGACGCCGAGGACGAGGCACGCCACGGCCGTCACTGGATGGACGTCGGCACCGGCGGCTGGGACGCGCAGCGCCGGCCCAGCGAGGTGCGCCTCGACCGGCTGGTCCGCCTCAGCCCTGACGGCGTACGCCGCGAGGGGGCCGCGCTGGACCGCGCGACCTTCGACGCCGTCGTCTCCGCCCGCCGTGGACTCCCTCGGTAG
- a CDS encoding ABC transporter substrate-binding protein, whose amino-acid sequence MLGAPVSRSTLRRGALAGCALMVALATAACTGDADPEPGPGPKPTKTGKPTDKPRQVTFGAYGTDEEVAAFQSVVDSFNATSTTRQVTLKSWPDHESALEDVLAGDAPDAFLTSRIDLGQLVNAEALQPVSLLLDERGVDFGDRFSRDAVDAFAMNDDLQCMAYSISPMVIYYNTKLVDWDKMERRDYDVPTPNADGVRDRWTLAEFGDAARFASRRGDRRGVWIDPTLQGLAPFIYSGGGQVFDDDREPTSLAFTDDGTRDALNQTLQILRDSTLTPTNAQLARATPVQLFKRGELAMIAGFRNLVPQLRDAEKLDFDVMPMPTINDRATVGDITGLCLSADSKVTGDAADFIAYAVSDAASATVAKTGYIVPANTEVASSDDFLAPELEPADAAVYNASIRYMVVPPFIDQRLELIEAVTPFLERMVTAPGVLDLDLVTEQIDEASQAILSPPDETETPTETPTDDPSDSPTE is encoded by the coding sequence GTGCTTGGTGCTCCTGTCTCCCGATCGACCCTCCGTCGAGGTGCCCTCGCCGGCTGCGCGCTCATGGTCGCGCTGGCCACCGCGGCGTGCACCGGCGACGCCGACCCGGAGCCCGGGCCGGGCCCGAAGCCGACCAAGACCGGCAAGCCGACCGACAAGCCGCGCCAGGTCACCTTCGGCGCCTACGGCACCGACGAGGAGGTCGCGGCGTTCCAGAGCGTCGTCGACTCCTTCAACGCCACCTCGACCACCCGCCAGGTGACGCTCAAGTCGTGGCCCGACCACGAGTCCGCGCTCGAGGACGTGCTGGCCGGCGACGCGCCCGACGCCTTCCTCACCTCGCGCATCGACCTCGGCCAGCTGGTCAACGCCGAGGCCCTCCAGCCGGTGAGCCTGCTGCTCGACGAGCGCGGGGTCGACTTCGGCGACCGGTTCTCGCGCGACGCCGTCGACGCCTTCGCGATGAACGACGACCTGCAGTGCATGGCGTACTCCATCTCGCCGATGGTCATCTACTACAACACCAAGCTCGTCGACTGGGACAAGATGGAGCGTCGCGACTACGACGTGCCCACGCCCAACGCCGACGGGGTGCGCGACCGCTGGACGCTCGCCGAGTTCGGTGACGCCGCGCGCTTCGCCTCGCGCCGCGGTGATCGTCGCGGGGTCTGGATCGACCCGACCCTCCAGGGCCTGGCCCCGTTCATCTACTCCGGCGGCGGCCAGGTCTTCGACGACGACCGCGAGCCGACCTCGCTCGCCTTCACCGACGACGGCACCCGCGACGCGCTGAACCAGACGCTGCAGATCCTGCGCGACTCGACGCTCACGCCGACCAACGCCCAGCTCGCCCGCGCCACGCCGGTCCAGCTGTTCAAGCGCGGCGAGCTCGCAATGATCGCCGGCTTCCGCAACCTCGTCCCGCAGCTGCGCGACGCCGAGAAGCTCGACTTCGACGTGATGCCGATGCCGACCATCAACGACCGCGCCACGGTCGGCGACATCACCGGGCTCTGCCTGTCCGCCGACTCGAAGGTGACGGGGGACGCGGCCGACTTCATCGCCTACGCCGTCTCCGACGCCGCGAGCGCCACGGTCGCCAAGACCGGCTACATCGTGCCGGCCAACACCGAGGTCGCGTCCTCCGACGACTTCCTCGCCCCCGAGCTCGAGCCCGCGGACGCGGCGGTCTACAACGCGAGCATCCGCTACATGGTGGTGCCGCCGTTCATCGACCAGCGGCTCGAGCTGATCGAGGCGGTGACCCCGTTCCTCGAGCGGATGGTGACCGCCCCCGGCGTGCTCGACCTCGACCTGGTCACCGAGCAGATCGACGAGGCGTCGCAGGCGATCCTCTCGCCGCCCGACGAGACCGAGACGCCGACGGAGACGCCCACCGACGACCCGAGCGACTCGCCGACCGAGTAG
- the hemE gene encoding uroporphyrinogen decarboxylase: protein MTDAGQTPHPGLAQSPFLAAARGEAPSHTPVWFMRQAGRSLPEYLAVREGIGMLESCMDADLVTEITLQPVRRYGVDAAIFFSDIVLPLKAVGVDLDIKPGVGPVVASPVRTLADVEAIPDLTDEHVPFITQAVRQLVAELGATPLIGFAGAPFTVASYLVEGGPSKEHAKTKAMMFGAPDVWDALMRKIAGIAAAYLRIQVEAGASAVQLFDSWAGALTPDDYRASVMPHSQRVLAAAGELGVPRIHFGVGTTNLLGLMGEAGADVVGVDWRTPLELAIPQVGDRAVQGNLDPTLVFAPTEVMTQRAAAIIDAGRAAAGHIFNLGHGVIPSTDPDQLARLTDFVHGY from the coding sequence GTGACAGACGCCGGCCAGACCCCCCACCCGGGGCTCGCGCAGAGCCCGTTCCTCGCCGCGGCGAGGGGTGAGGCGCCGTCGCACACGCCGGTCTGGTTCATGCGCCAGGCAGGTCGCTCCCTGCCGGAGTACCTCGCGGTCCGCGAGGGCATCGGGATGCTCGAGTCGTGCATGGACGCCGACCTCGTCACCGAGATCACGCTCCAGCCCGTCCGCCGCTACGGCGTCGACGCCGCGATCTTCTTCTCCGACATCGTGCTGCCGCTGAAGGCCGTCGGGGTCGACCTCGACATCAAGCCCGGCGTCGGCCCGGTCGTGGCGTCACCGGTGCGCACCCTCGCCGACGTCGAGGCGATCCCCGACCTGACCGACGAACACGTCCCCTTCATCACGCAGGCCGTGCGCCAGCTCGTCGCCGAGCTCGGCGCCACCCCGCTCATCGGCTTCGCCGGTGCGCCCTTCACCGTCGCGTCCTACCTCGTCGAGGGCGGTCCCTCGAAGGAGCACGCGAAGACGAAGGCGATGATGTTCGGCGCCCCCGACGTGTGGGACGCGCTCATGCGCAAGATCGCCGGCATCGCGGCCGCCTACCTCCGGATCCAGGTCGAGGCCGGCGCCTCGGCCGTGCAGCTCTTCGACTCCTGGGCGGGCGCACTCACCCCCGACGACTACCGCGCCTCCGTCATGCCGCACTCACAGCGCGTGCTCGCCGCGGCGGGCGAGCTCGGCGTGCCGCGCATCCACTTCGGCGTCGGCACCACCAACCTCCTCGGCCTGATGGGCGAGGCAGGTGCCGACGTGGTCGGCGTCGACTGGCGTACGCCGCTGGAGCTGGCGATCCCGCAGGTGGGGGACCGGGCCGTCCAGGGCAACCTCGACCCGACGCTGGTGTTCGCCCCGACCGAGGTGATGACGCAGCGGGCGGCGGCGATCATCGACGCCGGCCGGGCGGCCGCGGGGCACATCTTCAACCTCGGCCACGGCGTGATCCCGTCGACCGACCCCGATCAGCTGGCGCGGCTCACAGACTTCGTGCACGGCTACTGA
- a CDS encoding DUF3000 domain-containing protein — translation MVARHETHPGSAAAAGPAEFRAAVESMRRAALRPEVFCEEMPAPQRIAPWSSALSADVTVDDEDLGTGRLILLHDPAGNDAWDGTFRCVAYARADIDPELGADPMLAAVGWSWLTEALEAHGADYHAASGTVTCVTTESFGGMADEEGTAQVEIRASWTPDVDDGGALDMTAHVEAWGELMCTAVGLAPVPEGVIAIPSRRGQRGT, via the coding sequence ATGGTGGCCCGTCACGAGACCCACCCGGGCAGTGCTGCCGCGGCTGGGCCCGCGGAGTTCCGCGCGGCTGTGGAGTCGATGCGTCGGGCCGCACTGCGCCCGGAGGTCTTCTGCGAGGAGATGCCCGCACCCCAGCGGATCGCCCCCTGGTCGTCGGCCCTGAGCGCCGACGTCACCGTCGACGACGAGGACCTCGGCACCGGCCGGCTGATCCTGCTGCACGACCCCGCGGGCAACGACGCGTGGGACGGCACCTTCCGCTGCGTGGCCTACGCCCGCGCCGACATCGACCCCGAGCTCGGCGCCGACCCGATGCTGGCCGCCGTCGGCTGGTCGTGGCTCACCGAGGCGCTGGAGGCGCACGGCGCCGACTACCACGCGGCGTCCGGCACGGTCACCTGCGTCACCACCGAGAGCTTCGGCGGGATGGCCGACGAGGAGGGCACCGCCCAGGTCGAGATCCGGGCGTCGTGGACCCCCGACGTCGACGACGGGGGCGCGCTCGACATGACGGCCCACGTGGAGGCGTGGGGCGAGCTGATGTGCACGGCCGTCGGCCTGGCCCCCGTGCCCGAGGGCGTCATCGCCATCCCGAGCCGTCGCGGGCAGCGCGGCACCTGA
- a CDS encoding YciI family protein, giving the protein MPKYLLLKHYRGAPTAVNDHPMDEWTPEEIDAHMQFMDDFGKRLEANGEYVDAQALAPDGAWVRADDAGTAPVTDGPFAETKDLIAGWYVIDVDGWDRAVELASELSMAPGKDGKPIHEWLEVRPFYGSPTSTGD; this is encoded by the coding sequence ATGCCGAAGTACCTGCTCCTCAAGCACTACCGCGGCGCGCCCACCGCGGTGAACGACCACCCCATGGACGAGTGGACGCCCGAGGAGATCGACGCCCACATGCAGTTCATGGACGACTTCGGGAAGCGCCTGGAGGCCAACGGGGAGTACGTCGACGCGCAGGCGCTCGCCCCCGACGGCGCCTGGGTCAGGGCCGACGACGCCGGCACGGCGCCGGTCACCGACGGCCCGTTCGCCGAGACGAAGGACCTCATCGCCGGGTGGTACGTCATCGACGTCGACGGCTGGGACCGCGCGGTCGAGCTCGCCAGCGAGCTGTCGATGGCCCCCGGCAAGGACGGCAAGCCGATCCACGAGTGGCTCGAGGTGCGCCCCTTCTACGGCTCGCCGACCAGCACCGGCGACTGA
- the hrpA gene encoding ATP-dependent RNA helicase HrpA, whose product MSPAVKITYPAELPVSARRDDIAEAIRDHQVVIVAGETGSGKTTQLPKICLELGRGLGSAEGGKLIGHTQPRRIAARSVAERIAEELGTELGDVVGYQVRFTDRTSRSSRVKLMTDGILLAELQRDRDLRKYDTIIIDEAHERSLNIDFLLGYLKRLLPRRPDLKVIITSATIDVDRFAAHFDAPVVEVSGRTYPVEVRYRPLLELPEEDEEGEPVQRDQTEAILDAVRELSAEGPGDVLVFLPGEREIRDTADAFDALRSDRLEIVPLYSRLSAADQHRVFSSHSSIVRRVVLATNVAETSLTVPGIRYVVDTGVARISRYSVRTKVQRLPIEPISQASANQRSGRCGRVSEGIAIRLYSEEDFEARPEFTDPEILRTNLASVILQMASLRLGDIARFPFVEPPDRRNIKAGTDLLDELGALSTAPEPQRHENPRSGPGRPMTSRPGVRLTEVGRRLARLPIDPRLGRMIIEADRLGCLRDVLVISAALSIQDPRERPEEQRAQADQLHARFKHESSDFLTWLNLWRHVKEQQKELSSSAFRRMCKREHLNYMRIREWQDYESQLRQVAKEMKLHVGHPSDTPDEDGIHQALLSGLLSHIGALEEREKAKPGERRPMREYLGARNARFAIFPGSVLRGSNPGFVMSAELVETSRLWARQNAAIKPEWAETLGAHLVKRTYSEPHWSTKRAAVMARERVTLYGVPLVADRLVQYGRIDPPLARELFIRHALVQREWSSRHRFLAENARLLEEAEELEHRARRRDIVVDEETLFEFYDRRVGADVVSGQHFDQWWKRARQKRPDLLTFDPAMLTHDTADDVRATDFPTQWQDSDEAGLTFPISYHFEPGAVDDGLTIDVPVATLNRIEADDFSWLVPGLREELVTELIRSLPKNLRVSMVPAPNTAREFLAATPPGAEPLLDALERFARSTRSLVIDREAWDWSKVPSHLRPTYRVVTEEGTVAGRGKDLDALKEPLRPNFEQAMADVAADSGITSTGQTTWTFGTVEESFVQRRAGHEVRGFPALVDEGATVGLQVLATADEAAAHHRLGVRRLVLLALGPAAPVDDVLAAAGLDQRAKLALVGSPYPSVADLLDDVRAGIVGEVVDARPTVRDEAAYDDAVAAAREAVAAGTSAAVHDVMRVLESWRATDKAISGRADLMTLPALTDMRAQVGRLMTAGFVADAGPARLRDLSRYLTAVAHRRERLDQQVVRDRQLMDQLSGLQEAWLHAVAALPDGQPVPAHLRDARWLLEEYRVSLFAQALGTREKVSDQRIRKVMARSAG is encoded by the coding sequence ATGTCTCCCGCTGTGAAGATCACCTATCCCGCCGAGCTCCCGGTCTCCGCGCGCCGCGACGACATCGCGGAGGCGATCCGCGACCACCAGGTCGTGATCGTGGCCGGCGAGACCGGCTCCGGGAAGACCACCCAGCTGCCCAAGATCTGCCTCGAGCTCGGCCGCGGTCTCGGGTCCGCCGAGGGTGGCAAGCTCATCGGGCACACCCAGCCGCGGCGGATCGCCGCCCGCTCGGTCGCCGAGCGCATCGCCGAGGAGCTCGGCACCGAGCTCGGCGACGTCGTCGGCTACCAGGTCCGGTTCACCGACCGCACGAGCCGCTCGAGCCGGGTCAAGCTGATGACCGACGGCATCCTGCTGGCCGAGCTGCAGCGCGACCGCGACCTGCGCAAGTACGACACGATCATCATCGACGAGGCCCACGAGCGCAGCCTCAACATCGACTTCCTCCTCGGCTACCTCAAGCGGCTGCTCCCGCGCCGGCCCGACCTCAAGGTGATCATCACCAGCGCGACCATCGACGTCGATCGCTTCGCCGCGCACTTCGACGCGCCGGTCGTCGAGGTGTCGGGACGGACGTACCCCGTGGAGGTCCGCTACCGGCCGCTCCTCGAGCTGCCGGAGGAGGACGAGGAGGGCGAGCCCGTCCAGCGCGACCAGACCGAGGCGATCCTCGACGCCGTCCGCGAGCTCTCGGCGGAGGGCCCCGGCGACGTGCTGGTCTTCCTGCCCGGGGAGCGGGAGATCCGCGACACCGCCGACGCGTTCGACGCCCTCAGGAGCGACCGGCTCGAGATCGTCCCGCTCTACTCGCGCCTCAGCGCGGCCGACCAGCACCGGGTCTTCTCCAGCCACTCCTCGATCGTGCGCCGGGTCGTGCTCGCCACCAACGTCGCCGAGACGTCGCTGACCGTCCCCGGGATCCGGTACGTCGTCGACACGGGCGTCGCGCGGATCAGCCGCTACTCCGTGCGCACCAAGGTGCAGCGGCTGCCCATCGAACCCATCAGCCAGGCCTCCGCCAACCAGCGCTCCGGTCGCTGCGGGCGCGTGTCGGAGGGCATCGCGATCCGGCTCTACTCCGAGGAGGACTTCGAGGCGCGCCCGGAGTTCACCGACCCCGAGATCCTGCGCACCAACCTGGCCAGCGTCATCCTCCAGATGGCCTCGCTGCGCCTCGGTGACATCGCGCGCTTCCCCTTCGTCGAGCCACCCGACCGCCGCAACATCAAGGCCGGCACCGACCTGCTCGACGAGCTCGGCGCGCTCTCCACCGCCCCCGAGCCGCAACGTCATGAGAATCCCCGGTCCGGACCGGGACGACCCATGACGTCCCGTCCGGGCGTCCGGCTGACCGAGGTCGGCAGGCGCCTCGCCCGCCTCCCGATCGACCCCCGGCTGGGCCGGATGATCATCGAGGCCGATCGCCTCGGCTGCCTGCGCGACGTGCTCGTGATCTCCGCCGCGCTCTCGATCCAGGATCCCCGCGAGCGCCCCGAGGAGCAGCGGGCCCAGGCCGACCAGCTCCACGCGCGGTTCAAGCACGAGTCGAGCGACTTCCTCACCTGGCTCAACCTGTGGCGGCACGTCAAGGAGCAGCAGAAGGAGCTCTCGTCGAGCGCCTTCCGCCGGATGTGCAAGCGCGAGCACCTCAACTACATGCGCATCCGCGAGTGGCAGGACTACGAGTCCCAGCTCCGCCAGGTCGCCAAGGAGATGAAGCTCCACGTCGGGCACCCGTCCGACACCCCCGACGAGGACGGCATCCACCAGGCGCTGCTGTCCGGCCTGCTCAGCCACATCGGCGCGCTGGAGGAGCGGGAGAAGGCGAAGCCGGGCGAGCGGCGCCCGATGCGGGAGTACCTCGGCGCCCGCAACGCACGCTTCGCGATCTTCCCCGGCAGCGTGCTGCGCGGCAGCAACCCCGGATTCGTGATGAGCGCCGAGCTCGTCGAGACCTCGCGCCTGTGGGCCCGCCAGAACGCCGCGATCAAGCCCGAGTGGGCCGAGACCCTCGGCGCCCACCTGGTGAAGCGGACCTACTCGGAGCCGCACTGGTCGACCAAGCGCGCCGCCGTGATGGCGCGCGAGCGGGTGACGCTGTACGGCGTCCCGCTGGTCGCCGACCGGCTGGTGCAGTACGGCCGGATCGACCCGCCGCTCGCCCGCGAGCTGTTCATCCGCCACGCGCTGGTGCAGCGCGAGTGGTCCTCGCGCCACCGGTTCCTCGCCGAGAACGCCCGCCTGCTCGAGGAGGCCGAGGAGCTCGAGCACCGCGCCCGGCGCCGCGACATCGTGGTCGACGAGGAGACCCTCTTCGAGTTCTACGACCGCCGGGTCGGCGCCGACGTGGTCAGCGGCCAGCACTTCGACCAGTGGTGGAAGCGCGCCCGGCAGAAGCGGCCCGACCTGCTCACCTTCGACCCGGCGATGCTGACCCACGACACGGCCGACGACGTGCGCGCGACCGACTTCCCCACGCAGTGGCAGGACTCCGACGAGGCCGGGCTGACCTTCCCGATCAGCTACCACTTCGAGCCCGGCGCGGTCGATGACGGGCTCACGATCGACGTCCCCGTGGCGACCCTCAACCGCATCGAGGCCGATGACTTCTCGTGGCTCGTGCCCGGCCTGCGCGAGGAGCTGGTCACCGAGCTGATCCGCTCGCTTCCCAAGAACCTCCGCGTCTCGATGGTCCCCGCGCCCAACACCGCGCGCGAGTTCCTCGCGGCGACCCCGCCCGGCGCCGAGCCGCTCCTGGACGCGCTCGAGCGCTTCGCCCGCAGCACCCGCAGCTTGGTGATCGACCGCGAGGCGTGGGACTGGTCGAAGGTCCCCTCGCACCTGCGGCCGACCTACCGCGTCGTGACCGAGGAGGGCACCGTGGCCGGTCGCGGCAAGGACCTCGACGCGCTCAAGGAACCGCTGCGGCCGAACTTCGAGCAGGCGATGGCCGACGTCGCAGCCGACTCGGGAATCACCTCCACCGGGCAGACCACCTGGACCTTCGGCACCGTCGAGGAGTCCTTCGTCCAGCGGCGCGCGGGCCACGAGGTCCGCGGCTTCCCGGCCCTCGTCGACGAGGGCGCGACCGTCGGCCTGCAGGTGCTCGCCACGGCGGACGAGGCGGCGGCGCACCACCGGCTCGGTGTACGCCGTCTCGTGCTCCTCGCGCTCGGCCCGGCGGCCCCTGTCGACGACGTGCTCGCCGCGGCCGGCCTCGACCAGAGGGCCAAGCTCGCACTGGTCGGGTCGCCGTACCCCTCGGTCGCCGACCTGCTCGACGACGTGCGCGCCGGCATCGTCGGCGAGGTGGTCGACGCGCGACCCACGGTCCGCGACGAGGCGGCGTACGACGACGCGGTGGCCGCCGCCCGCGAGGCCGTGGCCGCCGGGACGAGTGCCGCGGTGCACGACGTGATGCGGGTGCTGGAGTCGTGGCGCGCGACCGACAAGGCGATCTCCGGCCGCGCCGACCTGATGACGCTGCCCGCACTGACCGACATGCGCGCCCAGGTGGGCCGGCTGATGACGGCCGGGTTCGTCGCCGACGCCGGCCCGGCGCGGCTGCGCGACCTGAGCCGCTACCTCACCGCGGTGGCCCACCGTCGCGAGCGCCTCGACCAGCAGGTCGTCCGCGACCGACAGCTGATGGACCAGCTGTCCGGTCTCCAGGAGGCCTGGCTGCACGCCGTCGCCGCGCTCCCCGACGGCCAGCCGGTGCCGGCGCACCTGCGCGACGCACGGTGGCTGCTGGAGGAGTACCGCGTCTCGCTCTTCGCCCAGGCCCTCGGCACGCGCGAGAAGGTCAGCGACCAGCGGATCCGCAAGGTGATGGCGCGCTCCGCGGGTTGA
- a CDS encoding RNA polymerase sigma factor — MTDALDPAVLRPLVPAVTGILVRRGADFAAAEDAVQEALVDAWRTFGDGSAEAPRDLKGWLVTAAWRRFLDVVRSESARTRREVAVDAEPERGPTEAVDDTLRIFFLCAHPALTPASAVALTLRAVGGLTTRQVAEAYLVPEATMAQRISRAKKTVSTQSFDQPGDPATVRRVLYLVFNEGYTGDVDLAAEAIRLTRQLATLARDPETDGLLALMLLHHARREARTRGDGTIVPLAEQDRSRWDTALVAEGVAVLQAALAQDRRGEFQLQAAVAALHADAASAEETDWVQVVQWYDELLALTGSPVVRLNRAVALGEADGARAGVAALAEVDPALPRHRAVSAYLHEKDGDLTTAARLYAEAAALATNVAERNHLTKQAARLNRR, encoded by the coding sequence ATGACAGACGCCCTCGACCCGGCCGTGCTTCGCCCGCTCGTGCCGGCCGTCACCGGCATCCTCGTCCGCCGCGGAGCCGACTTCGCGGCGGCCGAGGACGCCGTGCAGGAGGCGCTCGTGGACGCGTGGCGGACCTTCGGCGACGGCTCGGCGGAGGCACCGCGCGACCTCAAGGGCTGGCTGGTGACGGCCGCGTGGCGGCGGTTCCTCGACGTCGTACGCTCCGAGTCCGCGCGCACGCGCCGGGAGGTGGCCGTCGACGCGGAGCCCGAGCGGGGACCGACCGAGGCCGTCGACGACACGCTGCGGATCTTCTTCCTCTGCGCGCACCCGGCACTCACCCCGGCGTCGGCGGTCGCGCTGACGCTGCGCGCCGTCGGCGGCCTCACGACGAGGCAGGTCGCCGAGGCCTACCTCGTGCCCGAGGCCACGATGGCGCAGCGGATCAGCCGCGCGAAGAAGACCGTGTCCACGCAGTCGTTCGACCAGCCGGGCGACCCGGCCACGGTGCGCCGGGTGCTCTACCTCGTCTTCAACGAGGGCTACACCGGCGACGTCGACCTCGCCGCGGAGGCGATCCGGCTGACCCGCCAGCTGGCGACGCTCGCCCGTGACCCCGAGACCGACGGGCTGCTCGCGCTGATGCTGCTGCACCACGCGCGGCGCGAGGCGCGCACCCGCGGGGACGGCACGATCGTCCCGCTCGCCGAGCAGGACCGGAGCCGCTGGGACACCGCACTCGTCGCGGAGGGGGTCGCGGTCCTGCAGGCCGCGCTGGCGCAGGACCGACGCGGCGAGTTCCAGCTCCAGGCGGCCGTCGCCGCGCTCCACGCGGATGCCGCGAGCGCCGAGGAGACCGACTGGGTGCAGGTCGTGCAGTGGTACGACGAGCTGCTGGCGCTCACTGGCAGCCCGGTCGTCCGGCTCAACCGGGCGGTCGCGCTCGGTGAGGCCGACGGGGCCCGGGCCGGGGTCGCCGCGCTCGCCGAGGTCGACCCCGCGCTGCCGCGCCACCGGGCCGTGTCGGCGTACCTGCACGAGAAGGACGGCGACCTCACGACCGCCGCACGGCTCTACGCCGAGGCCGCCGCCCTGGCGACGAACGTCGCGGAGCGGAACCACCTCACCAAGCAGGCGGCCCGCCTGAACCGGCGCTGA